The sequence TTCCCTCACACTCACCGGTCTTCTCTCCGTGCTCTTCTCGGCCTTCCCTCACATTCACCGGTCTTCTCTCTACGCTCTTCTCCCTCCACCCCAGGTAATATAAGTTCTTCTCACATTATCAGTTCCTTAAATTGGGATGTTTATGGCttcataattttgaatttctTACTCTCTATTTGGATGCTCAGGAAATCAATTCAGCTATAGGTTATTTTGTCTCTTTTCCTACATTTGTCAAAATGGCTGTTTCGGTTATTGCTTGTGGCTGGAATTTCCGGATTTAGGCCTACAGTACGGTTAGTATTCCTCTCTCTTTATCATATGACCTATCTCACCTTAACTATTTGTGCAAATTCTGAGGGTTAGTAttcctcttcctcttttttaatttaaaatggctGTTTCGGTTATTGCTTGTGGCTGGAATTTCCGGATTTAGGCATACCAGTTCTGATAAATGGCCAGTCAAATGATTATAacttaaacattaaaattatgAATTAAGTAACATTATTCAGAACCATTGAGTTTGTTGAAATGAAGAACAATAATTGACCTCACATAATGTTCGTTTAATTATTAAACATAATGTTTGTTTAGAGTCACATAAATATGAAGATAATCCCACTTGAATATGGTCCTCTATTATGTGCAATTAGTTGGGTAGAATTGGTTTTGGCAGGTTTAGAATTTGAAGTGTTGGTGGAATATATGCAAAGGATTAGGGTGACTTGACTGTATTAACATTTTACTTGGGCTCTGGTTGTGTCATGAAATCATTTTCTTGCAAAATAAATCATGTTTTAATGATTCTCCTATACAATTGATTCAGTGTTGATGTTGGCTGCTTAATTATTCACCTCTACTTCAAATCTGGAGGTTCCGATCTTCCTAGGATATTTGGGATGACAGCTTCTCTTATAAATTCAAAGGGTATTAATTCATTTACCTTGTTTCTGCTTTATTTTATCCCCGTTGTTCTATTCTCTTCATCGGTCTATGTATGACTATTGGTCATTTCTTTCAATCTTGCTTGGTtactgatctttatgtctttaAAGAGATCGATTTCTGTCATATGTCCACGTATTCCATTTTACTTTATTGATTAGGAGCATCCCATTGGTGTCATCAAGGTCTGAAATCGAGAATATGATGTGTTCTAAGGTGTCTCTCTCTTAGTTTCGATTGAATTAATGATGCATATTGCCAAGATGATGCTTATGTTTTAATCTGTATTTGGATGAAACTTTAGTTAATACATTGGACTTGCATTTCTTTCCTTGTTGAAGGTGTATACTTGCAAGAGTGAATCTGTACTTGCCGAGTTTGTTCCTTTCTTCACTCTGAAATTTAAAAGCTATAACCATGACGATATCCCAGACGAGATTTGTGTAAAACTAGCCGATCAACTGAAGACGTCAAAAGAAGAGGTCTGTAACTCTTGCTATATGTATTTTGAAAGATTTACTGTCTAAAGTTATTGACTATATACATGTCGAAGAGACTAGGGGTTATGGAGGATCTGCTGACCCCGATTCATGGAAATTGCAACTTCTTTAGTttaatgaatgttaaatttatctAACAGGCCGCAGAAATTTTCTCATCTTGGATATGAATACGACTTCCTTTCATCGCAAAGATTGAGCATCAATGGCGAGAACATCATAAAAGAGTTCGGTTCTGCACCCATGATATATGTTTTAGTTACTTGTTGGTTCTTTATGTGTATAATTAAACTGAGTATCACAACTTCTCAGCGAAGTTTTATAGGAGCTTTGTTTTTAGTATAATGCTCAGTTAATAAGCAGCCATGATATATTTTCGTGTCATTGATCTAAAAGACAAAACAAGGAAGGAGAACCAAAATTTCAGTGGAAAGCTTCACTTCTTAATGTTGGTATCTTGCCTAAGTTTGTTGGGCTGAGATTGTTTTAGTGCTTGCAAGTCTTGGTAATTGGATTTTGCTGTTAAGTAATTGTATTGGGATGAATATTTGTGCGCCAATCGTGTCCTAGGTCTAATAGCAGCTGATAGACTTAGTGTCGAACTTCAGTGTGTTCCAAATTTGCTTTTGCAACTTCTTTTAGTTACTTGCCCCTTCACAGGCAATGTTTACTATGATCAGCAGAAAAGATCAAATTGAAGCCATATAGTGGAATGCTCAACATTAACTTCGGAAAGGGGATTGGAAAGCGAGATGTATGCTCTTTCTAATCTGAGACTCTGTTACATTAAGCAACTTAGTTTAAATGACTTATGCCATTCTAATGGACAGAAAACAGTTACCTTAGCTATGGACCAAAGCGAGATGCATGCTCTTTCTATTTTGCATAGTTGGTTGTGTACAATTTTATATGAATATAACTTGGAGACTTTGTTTTCTGCAGCACTTCTTATAACTGTCCCATTGGCTTGAAAAATTGGGTATGAAATAATGGATTTTCGATAACTGATCATGGCTAATGGTGGTTTTTTCCCAGTTAAAACAGAGAAGGCCTCTCTATGCTATGAAAAATTCTCTAGACAATGCTCCTCCTGCTAGAGATTTTATTGGAGTTCTTAAGGAAAGTTTATATTCGAACTGGAGTTCCAGGTTTGATTGCAGAAGTGAAGAAGACTTCTCCAAGTAGGGAATTCTCAGAGATTTTAATTTACAGCGTAGTGAAACGTTTTTGTATCAACAGATTTACTTTCTAATGAACTAGTTTTGATAATTGTTGTAGCAGTTATATCAATTTGACAACTTTGGATTATATTATATGAGAAATGAATATTGACTCCATTATCATGAAAGTATGTTCTTAATCTTTGGATCCCAAAAAATTTAGTTGATTTGattcattaaaaatattttgtaattatatattttattattaaaagtattgaaatatttatataaaataaaaataattaaaaaaaatggtacAAAGGAGGTTTAAAAGTCTCTAGCTGCAAAACCGTCGGTAAGCTGTCTCAAAAGCGTCGGTAAAAAATCAAAGCTGTCGCAAAACCGTCAGAAAACTGTCAGAAAACCGTCGCAAAACCGCCGCAAAAGCGCTAGAACCAAACCGTTCTTATAGAAACTTACCCCGACGCCTCACAAAATCCGTCGCTAGCGTAGCAACGCCTGTTGTAGCAGCGGTTCTGCGACGGTTTGAAAACCGTCGCTAAAGTCTATAGCGACAGAAAAAACTGTCGCTACAGAAGCTAAATTCCGTCGGTAAAagctctttttttttgtagtgctaTGTCTTAGACTTTTGGGTTGGTTTCCTTGGGGGACATAgggtttctaaaaaaaaatccgAAGTTCTTTCTAGAAAGATGTTTTTTATGAGCCATTGTTGAGGAATAGATTTTAGAGGAATCAATGGAAGTCGTGCTTTCAACAAGTTTAAATATTTGTGGCTTACGATAATTCTTCCTCACTAAAGTTTCCACGCGTcaaagaaaagaataaaaaatgagaaaaacactTAGTGAATGGAGAAAGATAACATGGACTATGAGAAGAACTGAGAATTTTGAGAAAGGATGCTACAGGTAAAAGTAtataagaaaaatgaaaaatgaaaatctCACCCTTTTTTATAGGTGTTTGAGATGAAAGTAAAACGAAACAATAGCTTTAAATAGACATCATTACCTTTGTGTCGCTCAAGAAACTCTAAGTTAATAAGCTCACTCAAATGTTAAATCCTTTCACTTCCTTCCTTACGAAAACCGCATCATACTTTGCAACACGTGGTAACAAACTAGAGGAAAAGCTGTCAAAATCAATAAGTCCTTTGTAGTGAATCACGTGCTTTGATAGTCAAACCCCACATTACTAGGTTTCCACCATTTCCCAAACACCCAAATGGAGAACCCTTAGAATCATATGTTGGGTAACATATGCATCTTTAATGAATAAACGCAAAATGTCATACATTAATGAGCCTTTAGACTACATCCAAGCGCTAGGTCCCACGTTGAAGCCTCTAGTTCCCATCAACCACTGTGTACAACTTGGAAGACTCCACTCCGAACCCCAAAACTATAGCCAAAGAACTTTGGCTCACCGAAGATGGGCACATATGATAATAGACAAATAAATAAGGTAGACATGTAGACAAATGAGCATGTTCTAAGGAAGTTATAATCGTGTTGACACATTAACCAATAAGAAAGGCACACCAACTCACAAAGTTATTATTGCAAAATATGTGGCTTGTAGTTGGTATATGCTCGATCTTAATGGTTCCACCACAAGATATATTATCTTTTACGTCCCTGCATGTGTTTTGACACCAGCTAGGGCATAAAAATTAACGGTAGTCCAAACTACCCATCGGCATCTTACAACTAGAATAGAATGAATGCACACAAAAGGTACATTACCACTAAACTCTAGatctttatcttcttcttctttaaactCTGTTAACTTAACCATCAGAGTGAGTTTATCAGTTTCTAACCCCTTCTcttaccattttttttttatatcttatCTCTAAACGATCCATTGATCAAAAGCACATCCAAAAGTCTCTCCACATAATTTAGCACACCAATTATATTAATTCAATGGCATTCTGTGCCTGAGCATGAAGTAATAATACATTATAATCTTATTtcccacattgattaaaaatgCCCATCCCCAAATAGGTTAAAAGTTTCTTCCACACTTCAATTTTTATCTAAAAGAaaaaacttaaattaatttatataagtCCTACTTATTTaccttgaaaatattgagtaaGGAATTTTTGTTGGAAAATAAATACTTTTCAGTGTTTGGCTACAAATAATactgaaaaacaaaaaacaaatggCGGATGACTAGGTTTTTAAAAGGGTAAGAAGGAATATAATAGATTTCCAAAAACATAGTAAAATGTTTGTcctttaaaaaagtaaaacatttttttcattttcttcgtataattttttattgactaaccttaaattttatattgatttattttcttaagtaaacaaaatataagaaaattagaaaaatatttcaCTTTGCAATATTTTTTTGGCAAACAAATGGAACATACATGCCCATTTGTTTCAACTATTCCAGTTCGTTGGTTGGTGTTAGTTATTTCTTATTGCTGATatgtattaaatattaataaatttttctGTGAAAAATAGCTATTtcgaaattttaccaaacaattTTTATTATCTCCGATTTAGTATTGAAAGGtaaaattcaattttaaaaaatggaaacaaatagATACTAAATTTGACCAAGATGTGACTTTGAGTAAAACTCAACCCATTTTCTCAATTTACTAGCTAATAAATAGATTGTATTTttcttgaaataaaaataaaatatttgttgaCTTGCAAGCACAAAATTCTTTTACTTTCGTATTGATTAATATATTTAAGTGGAAaatatcttttatttatttatttatttatctcgAGAGAGAGTCCAATGAATGAACAGAATTGGAAAATCGTAGAAGATGGGGAATCCATGATATCCACATAACTTTTAATGGATACCATTGTAAGGGATAAGAGTAACTCTTTTAGACAAATAAATAGCTGTATCAATATGTCTTCTTATGTCCCATGTgacctttttttgtttttatttttccaatGTTATGTCATCATTTGGCCTCTCCTTCGGCATTGAGTACAATATCGGAAAATATATAGTTAAATTTTTGCAGTTGACTATTTACGTGCGTCCTGCTGTTATCACGTAATAAAAATCAgatttaattctaatatttaCGGAAtggtataaatttaattttaatgtttttaagtaacactaattttaaatttacattatcgaaatttgaaaaaaattaatttaattgttatttaagTGTCACTTTAGACATTCTATGTAACATACTGATCTAATACTATGTAGATATTGTTCGctttggcccaattccaacacattgggccttacggctttaaaacgcgtctgcatgtattggattcacatcttactaataagctccACTCACCCCCTCTCCATTTcagatgtgggattcagttcattcctgcccccatcgccgtcccttagggccgctccttgctcaggctttctaccccggcgccacccactccggaccgggtcgttacattcTAGAtttcaattatgtctaaaatatttagtgtGTTATTGATAGAATTATAAAAAAACCTGTTAAAATACTAAAAACTAAGTATGCTACatttatataagttaatcatattttttttatctaagtgCCTTAAATATTTATTCTGTTACCAATATATTTACAAATCACTAgcaaaaaaatgtacaaaactgTTTTTgtttatcgataaatttatttgaaaaGTCCAATGTAACagttaaataaaattgaaacAAGTCTTTTCAAAACTTCAGTAACAtaaaactaaaattgatcttgtttaaaaacattataattaaatttatatcacTTCATGGACGAAATCAACATTtcatttataatattagagttaaatttagccCTTATCATTGTGCTATATTTATCCTACTTTAATTTAAGTTAATACGAGTTAAAATTCATTTAGTTAATAggattaaaataatataattaatattgataagtattataaatagtgaaaaaatatGTAATAGGTTTGAAAATTAAgatgcttcaaaaaaaaaaaaaaggtttgaaaATTAAGATcttatcaatatgaaaaacatttttaacataaaaaaattaaattactatTTGAACAAATGTGTCTTCAATATTCCACATTAAACTAGATATTctcaattgttttttttttccaaaatcagGCTACTTTGTCACGATTTTTAATTCTCAAATCACAATTGAGAGAATTCAGTTCAATTTTTTTGGTCTTCCCagcataaaaaaacaaatagaaTTCAAATTGTATTAAATTCCAGTGAAAATGAGATTTCTATAATGTCGCTATATATGTATTTCATGTCAATGAAATGAGTTAGTTCAACTTCTATGCATGATTCGAACTATTTGATggttatattttaataatgaaAAGGAAACAACTATTTGCATTTCATGGTTCCTTTCCTTGATgtgatgaaaaatatttcatggTTCCTTTCTTTGATGTGATGAAAAATACATATGTTTTACAcagattagaaaaaaaaaacccttaacACGTTGATTTTGATGATATATTACGTTGATTTATTGCTTTGACACaatgaaatattaatttttattgataTGCATATTGACTTAATGACGTGATTTGTTGACTTATAATATGACAAACATGTCAATCAAATTCATTTCTTTTTGGCTAATTCTGTAAaacacatgtttttttttaaataacattCTTTTACTTGTAAATTGTTGGAATTATTCGGTTAATAAGCTGAATAATTAATCTGTCTGAAATGGAATCGGGCCAAGTCCATCTAAAACCGGAGGATTAGGAGTAGAGTTTTATAATCTAACTTACTGCTATAAATAGAAAGCTATCGAACCCTAATCATAATTTGCAAAGAGAATTGAGATTTTCTCTTGTACCTCCTCCCTCTCATGCGCCACTATCTCTCTCTGTCTCAGACGTCAGGTTTAGTTCGTGGATTCACCGTTTTTACCTCGTGCTTGATATGTATGTGAGTGATTCATGACCGATGATACGAGATCATGGTTGATCCGATTCTTCTGCTGTTTATCGTTCCAACAGATTTATACTCTACGAGAGGTAATCATTAAACCTGTAATTATATTACAATTATTTGTTAGGATAATCCTTTCATAAATCAATGAAATCAcaagaacttttttttttttacttttcctattttttattatatctaaaaGAACCTAAAAATATACTCTTTTAACCATATACTTTTATAGATTTTCTAATATGCGCTGTAGAGTAATACACCTAATCAATCATAAAAGGATGTacataagagcatctccaatgcaAGGTGTTTGGAAGGGTGCTTGATGACATGAAAGTGCTTAGAATGTATTACATTAGAGTAACAAATGTTGCTTAAATAATTATGACAATGATGCTAATTTTTGGCACCTCTTTGACacctttactttttttttaatataaaaaaatgatttagttgccactattgatgaaattttatgaaaatatttattattaaaataaattatatataaaataatgatttgtgAAATTATAGTGGCAACTTTTAGAGTTGCTTACCATTGAggcttttttaattttttttttctgtcaaTAGTGACGTGGATGAAAgagaatataaaataatatattttgaaatCATAGCTTAAATTTTAGCAATTTTGAAGGGTGTTTGCATTACAGATGTTTAAGTAAACAAAATATACAAATTGATTGGTATaagatacatatatatatatcactcTAAAAATATAGTAAAAATTCTGCCGGACAAAATCTACTTAGATATATATGGATGAGAAATTATAGTGTAGTCTAGAACCAATACTAGTCCTTCCTTCTATTTAGATTATAGAACATCAACCGTTGTAATGATGCGGCATCATCTGAATGGACGGGAACTGTACTGTTCCTGAtccatttccatttccattgtagaaattttatttttttgaatataaacctaaaaataatcgaTGGATGCACAAACAAATCCGAAGGATGTTATTACAAAAATGTAGCAAGTATTTCAACAAAGTTAAAAAAGATATTTTGATGGTCTTAAATTCCCTCCAAACAAAAAGAGAATTCTTGTCATATCCCAAAAAGATTGCAGAATCACATGCAGCATCCACAACTTGTAATCTGTCTTCTCCAATGTTTACAATCAACTTTGGccatgcattcatgtgcattttGGAATCCTTTCATCAGCATATCCTTATATCTACTCTATATGAACCCCCCAAATTCATCAATCTTCATCTAAAATCCACACAAATTTAACATGACTCCATCAACAATCTTCCTTATCTTTTCTCTCCTCTTTTCTTCCTCCTATGCAGCAGTCCAAGACTTCTGCGTGGCGGACCTCAAAGGCCCCGAAGGCCCTGCAGGATTCAACTGCAAGAAGCCTGATTCCGTGACAGAGAAGGACTTTGCTTACTCAGGATTAGGCACTCCTATGAACATTTCAAGCCTAATCAAAGCTGCTGTAACACCTGCATTTGTTGACCAATTCCCCGGAGTTAACGGCCTTGGAATTTCCATGGCTCGTTTAGACCTGGCTGTTGGTGGAGTTATTCCAATGCACACTCACCCCGGAGCTTCGGAGGTTCTCGTTGTCATTTCGGGGTCTATATGCGCGGGGTTTATCTCGTCGGCTAACACTGTTTACTTCACGAATCTTAAGAAGGGAGATATAATGGTGTTCCCACAAGGGTTGTTGCATTTTCAGTTGAATGCAGGTGGAACTCCTGCTCTTGGGTATGTTAGTTTTAGCAGTGCAAGACCAGGGCTTCAGATTTTGGATTTCTCTCTTTTTGGAAATGAATTGCCTACTGATATTTTGAACAAAGTTACTTTTCTTGATGTTGCTCAGATTAAGAAACTTAAGGCTGTTCTTGGTggcaaaaattaattatttcttTCTTTGTCGGAGGTGTCCAtgttttaattaataatgaGAGTCTAGTTTTTAGTC comes from Euphorbia lathyris chromosome 8, ddEupLath1.1, whole genome shotgun sequence and encodes:
- the LOC136202148 gene encoding auxin-binding protein ABP20-like: MTPSTIFLIFSLLFSSSYAAVQDFCVADLKGPEGPAGFNCKKPDSVTEKDFAYSGLGTPMNISSLIKAAVTPAFVDQFPGVNGLGISMARLDLAVGGVIPMHTHPGASEVLVVISGSICAGFISSANTVYFTNLKKGDIMVFPQGLLHFQLNAGGTPALGYVSFSSARPGLQILDFSLFGNELPTDILNKVTFLDVAQIKKLKAVLGGKN